From the genome of Catenulispora sp. MAP5-51, one region includes:
- a CDS encoding sensor histidine kinase: MTADSPAVIKLRRLRRSLTLLYAAMSAVCLITLAFIAAAIDAGSRAHSLDAQVAGRAEALSRAVWMDQGVLHLDPLSEDELAGASRITAVLQRAGSGPVQVRWARPSNAALPSAAELERLWASTVEEQDTFLTTMPGGDGKRARWAAAPVWDADDIGAVVIAGDDLTPEHRSHESLVQWLAVGCTGLVLASAAAGHVLSGRSMRPALRALDRQERFLAEAAHELRAPLAAVRLVMEAGFASPTRAPAAITEAVQLVDHMGRVVSGLLNRARIQAGTRRPELTPLRLDQIVEQVVEELPQNASRIVVHSAPTIVRGDPDLLAQAVRNLVENALRHGTSACEPSALPVEVHVAAGTVAVRDHGPGIAATDRERIFQDRVTGGLEGVGVGLAIVRWVAELHGGTACADQAPGGGALVQLILPEHQLSAASSSPHDPIDRLPP; this comes from the coding sequence ATGACCGCCGACAGCCCGGCCGTCATCAAGCTGCGACGCCTGCGCCGGTCTTTGACCCTGCTCTACGCGGCCATGAGCGCCGTCTGCCTGATCACCTTGGCGTTCATCGCCGCCGCCATCGACGCCGGATCCCGCGCACACAGCCTTGACGCGCAGGTGGCCGGGCGTGCCGAGGCGCTGTCGCGTGCCGTCTGGATGGACCAGGGCGTGCTGCACCTGGATCCGTTGTCCGAGGACGAACTCGCCGGCGCGTCGCGGATCACAGCGGTGCTTCAACGCGCTGGCAGCGGTCCCGTTCAGGTCCGGTGGGCACGTCCTTCGAACGCCGCACTTCCGTCCGCGGCGGAGCTCGAACGGCTGTGGGCATCGACCGTGGAAGAGCAGGACACGTTCTTGACGACGATGCCGGGAGGTGACGGCAAGCGGGCCCGGTGGGCTGCCGCACCAGTGTGGGACGCCGACGACATCGGCGCCGTCGTGATCGCCGGCGACGACCTCACGCCTGAGCACAGGAGCCACGAGTCCCTGGTCCAGTGGCTCGCGGTCGGCTGCACGGGGCTGGTACTCGCCTCGGCCGCCGCAGGTCACGTGCTGTCCGGCCGAAGCATGCGACCGGCGTTGCGGGCACTGGACCGGCAAGAGCGGTTTCTGGCCGAAGCGGCTCATGAGCTGCGAGCACCGCTTGCCGCGGTCCGCTTGGTGATGGAAGCCGGTTTTGCCTCGCCGACCCGCGCGCCGGCGGCTATCACCGAGGCGGTCCAACTGGTCGACCACATGGGCCGCGTGGTGTCAGGGCTGCTCAACCGGGCCCGTATCCAGGCCGGGACCCGCCGGCCCGAACTCACGCCGCTCCGGCTGGACCAAATCGTCGAGCAGGTGGTGGAGGAGCTTCCCCAGAACGCTTCGCGGATCGTCGTCCACTCCGCGCCGACCATCGTGCGCGGCGACCCGGACCTGCTCGCGCAGGCGGTCCGCAACTTGGTGGAGAACGCCTTACGGCACGGCACGTCGGCGTGCGAGCCGTCGGCACTGCCGGTCGAAGTCCACGTCGCGGCGGGCACGGTTGCGGTCCGCGACCACGGCCCGGGAATCGCCGCGACGGACCGGGAGCGGATCTTCCAGGACCGGGTCACCGGCGGACTCGAAGGAGTCGGCGTCGGCCTGGCGATCGTACGCTGGGTCGCGGAGCTGCACGGCGGAACGGCCTGTGCGGACCAGGCTCCCGGAGGCGGGGCGCTTGTCCAGCTCATCCTTCCAGAACACCAGCTGTCGGCCGCCTCATCGTCCCCTCATGATCCGATCGACAGACTGCCGCCGTGA
- a CDS encoding glycosyl hydrolase family 18 protein produces the protein MTNHRTAHRTAHRTVRRTLAASAVGVLATAVLTLPTGTASAYTGLPVVGYQEEGDAGSLIDASADALGSVGVDGVNISADGASVAVPDDNALNQLAAAHAKGLPAEFLLGNFNQAIGDFDEPAAYNLLSSQSNIATVVAGLSDAVSSQGWDGVTIDIESLRSRDADGLTAFVTALKQALPSGKTVSLDLMNGQSAQEYSELGYDLPALGQVVDHLVLMAYDQHTQDSDPGPVGALSWQQQGLDVLVSEVPASKVDLGVAGYGYSWPAGGGASQVSDQGARDLVAADGATAQFDDASGEWTATLSDGTVLWWSDAQSLALRRTMAANAGIHGLAVWDLALSDPIQQ, from the coding sequence ATGACGAACCACCGCACCGCCCACCGCACCGCCCACCGAACAGTCCGCCGCACGCTCGCCGCCTCAGCGGTCGGCGTGCTGGCCACCGCGGTCCTGACCCTCCCGACCGGCACCGCCTCGGCCTACACCGGACTGCCGGTGGTCGGCTACCAGGAAGAGGGCGACGCCGGCTCGCTCATCGACGCCAGTGCCGACGCTCTGGGCTCGGTCGGCGTGGACGGCGTCAACATCAGCGCCGACGGCGCGAGCGTCGCAGTACCCGATGACAATGCCCTGAACCAACTGGCCGCCGCGCACGCCAAGGGCCTGCCCGCCGAGTTCCTTCTCGGGAACTTCAACCAGGCCATCGGCGACTTCGACGAGCCGGCTGCCTACAACCTGCTGAGCAGCCAGAGCAACATCGCCACCGTGGTCGCCGGCCTCAGCGACGCGGTCAGCTCCCAGGGGTGGGACGGCGTCACCATCGACATCGAGTCCCTGCGGTCCCGGGACGCCGACGGCCTGACAGCGTTCGTGACCGCGCTGAAGCAGGCCCTGCCGTCCGGCAAGACCGTCAGCCTCGACCTGATGAACGGTCAGAGCGCTCAGGAGTACTCAGAGCTGGGATACGACCTGCCCGCCCTCGGCCAGGTCGTCGACCACCTGGTGCTGATGGCCTACGACCAGCACACGCAGGACTCCGATCCCGGGCCGGTCGGCGCGCTGTCCTGGCAGCAGCAGGGCCTGGACGTGCTCGTGAGCGAGGTCCCGGCGAGCAAGGTGGACCTGGGCGTCGCGGGTTACGGCTACTCCTGGCCGGCCGGCGGCGGCGCGAGCCAGGTCAGCGATCAGGGGGCGCGCGACCTCGTCGCCGCCGACGGCGCCACGGCGCAGTTCGACGACGCCTCCGGGGAATGGACGGCGACGCTCTCGGACGGCACCGTCCTGTGGTGGTCGGACGCACAGTCCCTCGCCCTGCGCCGGACGATGGCCGCGAACGCCGGCATCCACGGCCTGGCCGTGTGGGACCTGGCCCTGTCGGACCCGATCCAGCAGTAA
- a CDS encoding GntR family transcriptional regulator has protein sequence MSVGESRWQKRERIRGHLLDLVEQYGPGRAIPGERQLSQELSVSRPTLRSVVDDLIRDGFLTREHGRGVFVAKAKVAQRLGTAAAQPGQPLAVGGVDGVWTSRMVDFQTVAAGARIGRRLQASPADRVLRITRLRLADGDPMSVDTLHVPAALVPGLAARDLEDGSFYRILGRRYGVRLATATQIIEPTVVDPTEAELLEVPVHTPALLFDRVTADADGRIVEFTHSVYRGDRYRILTQLSLADDDSGRVVGGSWSAASAVPGADTLVLDSYWSG, from the coding sequence ATGAGCGTGGGCGAGAGCCGCTGGCAGAAACGCGAGCGCATTCGCGGGCACCTGCTGGATCTGGTGGAGCAGTACGGTCCGGGCCGGGCGATCCCCGGCGAGCGGCAGTTGAGCCAGGAGCTGTCGGTGTCCCGGCCCACGCTGCGCTCGGTCGTCGACGACCTGATCCGCGACGGATTCCTCACCAGGGAGCACGGCCGCGGGGTCTTCGTCGCCAAGGCCAAGGTGGCCCAGCGTCTGGGCACCGCCGCGGCGCAGCCCGGCCAGCCGCTGGCGGTCGGCGGTGTGGACGGCGTCTGGACCAGCCGGATGGTGGACTTCCAGACCGTGGCGGCCGGAGCCAGGATCGGCCGGCGGCTGCAGGCGTCCCCGGCCGATCGGGTATTGCGGATCACCAGGCTGCGACTGGCCGACGGCGATCCGATGTCCGTGGACACCCTGCACGTGCCCGCCGCCCTGGTGCCGGGACTGGCCGCGCGGGATCTGGAGGACGGCTCGTTCTACCGGATCCTGGGCCGGCGCTACGGCGTCCGGCTCGCCACCGCCACGCAGATCATCGAACCCACCGTCGTCGACCCGACCGAGGCCGAACTGCTCGAAGTGCCGGTCCACACCCCGGCGCTGCTCTTCGATCGCGTGACCGCCGACGCCGACGGCCGGATCGTGGAGTTCACGCACTCGGTCTACCGCGGTGACCGCTACCGCATCCTCACCCAGCTCTCGCTCGCCGACGACGACAGCGGGCGGGTGGTGGGCGGATCCTGGTCCGCGGCCTCAGCCGTCCCCGGCGCCGACACGCTGGTCCTGGACTCCTACTGGTCCGGTTGA
- a CDS encoding alpha/beta fold hydrolase, with product MTNKGLDSGGFPRTQTRVVDGLAIRHVDSGEQEGPTLLMTSPWPESLYAFRRIWGRLTPSARLVAIDLPGFGHSEGRPELFGPSAMAEFLRTLIGEWELGAPHLLGPDVGTGAALFLAARHPEVVTSLIVGSGGASYPLEVTGALADMIAAPDLEFLRDFDSRVGVGAAVEPGAPRAQESEVWEDYVTAYDGGRFAESARYVRAYPEELLVLGDLLASIKTPVQVMNAERDELVPPSNGIYLDDRLPHSRLISFDSGHFPWEQDAVQYGDAVADWIDGAYEQV from the coding sequence ATGACGAACAAAGGGCTGGACAGCGGTGGCTTCCCGCGAACCCAGACCCGGGTGGTGGACGGGCTGGCGATCCGCCATGTCGACTCCGGCGAACAAGAGGGACCGACACTGCTCATGACGAGCCCGTGGCCCGAGAGTCTCTACGCCTTCCGCCGGATCTGGGGCCGACTGACCCCGAGTGCCCGGCTGGTGGCCATCGATCTGCCGGGCTTCGGACACTCCGAGGGGCGTCCCGAGCTGTTCGGGCCCTCGGCGATGGCCGAGTTCCTCAGAACCCTCATCGGCGAGTGGGAACTGGGCGCCCCGCACCTGCTCGGCCCGGACGTCGGTACCGGTGCGGCGCTGTTCCTGGCGGCCCGTCACCCGGAGGTGGTGACCAGCCTCATCGTCGGCAGCGGGGGAGCGTCCTACCCGCTGGAGGTGACCGGCGCGCTCGCCGACATGATCGCCGCTCCCGACTTGGAGTTCCTGCGCGACTTCGACAGCCGGGTCGGCGTGGGCGCGGCGGTGGAGCCGGGGGCGCCGCGGGCTCAGGAGTCCGAGGTCTGGGAGGACTACGTGACCGCATACGACGGCGGCCGGTTCGCCGAGTCCGCGCGCTACGTGCGCGCTTACCCCGAGGAACTGCTGGTCCTGGGCGACCTGTTGGCGTCCATCAAGACGCCGGTGCAGGTGATGAATGCCGAGCGCGACGAACTGGTGCCGCCGTCCAACGGGATCTACCTCGACGACCGGCTCCCGCACAGCCGCCTGATCAGCTTCGACTCGGGGCACTTCCCGTGGGAGCAGGACGCCGTGCAGTACGGAGACGCCGTCGCGGACTGGATCGACGGCGCGTACGAGCAGGTCTGA
- a CDS encoding winged helix-turn-helix domain-containing protein — MRVLVVEDDPELGPPIVEGLRAAGLAVDLAVRLAEADLKAAVNTYDCVVADRGLPDGDALDLVRGWRHSGRTVPVLMLTSYGTVEDRVSGFEHGADDYLVKPFAMAELAARVRALCRRHRPPSPPEVTVGSLAMDLPRRRVRRTGVLLTLTAKEFAVLETLMLRAGQVVTRSELIESCWDEMSDPMSNVVDVVIAQLRRKLGSPDPIETLRGAGYRVREPT, encoded by the coding sequence ATGCGGGTGCTCGTAGTGGAAGACGATCCCGAGCTCGGGCCGCCGATCGTCGAGGGTTTGCGCGCGGCCGGCTTGGCGGTCGATCTCGCCGTGCGCCTCGCCGAGGCCGACCTCAAGGCGGCGGTCAACACCTACGACTGCGTGGTCGCCGACCGCGGGCTTCCCGACGGCGACGCCCTGGACTTGGTGCGGGGGTGGCGCCACTCGGGACGCACCGTCCCGGTGCTGATGCTCACCTCCTACGGCACGGTCGAAGACCGGGTGTCCGGTTTCGAGCACGGCGCCGACGACTACCTCGTCAAACCGTTCGCGATGGCTGAGCTGGCCGCGCGGGTGCGGGCGCTGTGCCGCCGCCACCGGCCGCCGTCACCGCCGGAAGTCACGGTCGGCAGTCTGGCCATGGACCTGCCGCGCAGGCGGGTGCGCCGAACCGGCGTGCTGCTCACGCTCACCGCCAAGGAGTTCGCCGTGCTCGAGACCCTGATGCTCAGGGCCGGCCAGGTGGTCACCCGCAGCGAACTCATCGAGAGCTGCTGGGACGAGATGAGCGACCCGATGTCGAACGTGGTCGATGTGGTGATCGCCCAGCTGCGTCGAAAGCTCGGGAGCCCTGATCCCATCGAGACCCTGCGGGGTGCCGGCTACCGCGTCCGAGAACCGACATGA
- a CDS encoding glycoside hydrolase family 26 protein yields the protein MSGYRKRFAIATAVLLAAAVVPGIGRATFADAAPAAPAAPAAVNAILVPDQGALLGHYYGAGTIADTDARIGRKPAVHLTYYNWNDDWINSPATASDFADGRIPLVNWEPFDVNFDDIVSGGLDAAIQARAAAAAQAGKKFFLDFAAEMNEEEGWGGHDPAKYIAAWRHIHDIFTAAGATNVVWAWCPNVTDSADAPPAMDYYPGDDYVDWTGVDGYNWGTSDPSFTWQSFHDVFADIYPRLAAKGKPIIIGEMASDEAGGSKAQWIDGVIPTLKADFPLIKAVVWFDIDKERHWQINSSPESLASYQRMAQDPYFNP from the coding sequence ATGTCCGGCTACCGGAAGAGGTTCGCGATCGCGACAGCGGTGCTCCTGGCCGCCGCCGTGGTCCCGGGCATCGGCCGCGCGACCTTTGCCGACGCCGCACCGGCCGCACCGGCCGCACCGGCCGCAGTGAACGCCATCCTCGTTCCGGACCAGGGAGCACTCCTCGGCCACTACTACGGAGCGGGCACGATCGCCGACACCGACGCGCGCATCGGCCGCAAACCGGCAGTCCATCTCACCTACTACAACTGGAACGACGACTGGATCAACTCGCCGGCCACCGCCTCCGACTTCGCCGACGGACGGATCCCGCTGGTCAACTGGGAGCCGTTCGACGTCAACTTCGACGACATCGTCAGCGGCGGCCTGGACGCCGCCATCCAGGCCCGCGCCGCGGCCGCGGCCCAGGCCGGCAAGAAGTTCTTCCTCGACTTCGCCGCCGAGATGAACGAAGAGGAAGGCTGGGGCGGCCACGACCCGGCGAAGTACATCGCCGCCTGGCGCCACATCCATGACATCTTCACCGCCGCCGGCGCGACGAACGTCGTGTGGGCCTGGTGCCCCAACGTCACAGACTCCGCCGACGCACCCCCGGCGATGGACTACTACCCCGGCGACGACTACGTCGACTGGACCGGCGTCGACGGATACAACTGGGGCACTTCCGACCCGAGCTTCACCTGGCAGAGCTTCCACGACGTCTTCGCCGACATCTACCCGCGGCTCGCTGCCAAGGGCAAGCCGATCATCATCGGCGAGATGGCCTCCGACGAGGCCGGCGGCAGCAAGGCCCAGTGGATCGACGGCGTCATCCCCACGCTCAAGGCCGACTTCCCGCTGATCAAGGCCGTGGTGTGGTTCGACATCGACAAGGAACGTCACTGGCAGATCAACTCCTCGCCGGAGTCGCTCGCGTCCTATCAGCGCATGGCACAGGACCCGTATTTCAATCCGTGA